One segment of Fusarium oxysporum f. sp. lycopersici 4287 chromosome 15, whole genome shotgun sequence DNA contains the following:
- a CDS encoding beta-lactamase gives MAGLFSQLHRRLSRTQLTGNQPNYTAYFATPGLIPSMGGAKMSNPFKPKLVDFIVETRDEWKLAGLSIAVVDGDDTFTKSFGYATLPDTPATPETLWYGGSTTKAFTTAALAHLIDSGAYPALSKGWRTPIISIIRDDFVTSDEWATNNLTLEDVASHCSGLSNNDLSIRLEENGRPWTVKDIVRNIRHFPLRAEPRTEFDYNNEGYAVLSYVIEKVTGKRLRDVFKELIWEPLGMNSTFLDLQQAKDAPEHLSRGYYWDEHNKRHEAVPFLPTEIVSGAGAIISNVVDYTKWIKCLLRKASPLSEQVHQDIRRPRFIHNPDPANGLDVSLYGLAWWRTSIQGNVIYWHSGSTNSHVALVYWLPDLDYGVVILANCPSPATEIIMRRVIYDKLGTPEEKRHDVAEE, from the exons ATGGCGGGCCTATTTTCACAGCTACATCGTAGGCTAAGCCGGACACAGCTTACCGGTAATCAGCCTAATTACACGGCATACTTTGCAACGCCGGGTTTGATCCCAAGTATGGGTGGTGCGAAGATGAGCAACCCTTTTAAGCCAAAGCTAGTAGACTTCATTGTCGAGACTAGGGACGAGTGGAAGCTTGCTGGTCTATCTATCGCGGTCGTCGATGGGGACGATACATTCACCAAG AGCTTTGGATACGCGACTCTACCTGATACCCCTGCGACGCCGGAAACTCTCTGGTACGGAGGGTCCACCACCAAGGCATTTACAACCGCAGCTCTCGCCCACTTGATTGATAGCGGAGCGTATCCTGCTCTTTCCAAGGGTTGGCGAACTCCAATCATATCAATCATTCGAGACGATTTCGTCACAAGCGATGAATGGGCGACAAACAACCTTACATTGGAAGATGTCGCAAGTCATTGCAGTGGTTTAAGCAACAACGACCTCAGTATCAGACTTGAAGAAAATGGGAGACCATGGACAGTCAAAGATATTGTCCGAAACATCCGACACTTCCCTCTCAGGGCAGAGCCTCGTACCGAGtttgattacaacaacgAAGGGTACGCCGTACTCTCCTATGTCATTGAGAAGGTTACTGGTAAAAGGCTGAGAGATGTGTTCAAGGAACTTATTTGGGAGCCTCTCGGAATGAACTCGACTTTCTTGGATTTGCAGCAGGCCAAAGATGCTCCAGAGCACCTATCCAGGGGCTATTACTGGGACGAGCATAATAAGCGCCACGAAGCAGTCCCTTTCTTACCCACAGAGATCGTTAGCGGTGCGGGCGCAATTATCTCCAACGTCGTTGACTATACTAAATGGATTAAATGTCTCCTGCGAAAGGCATCGCCATTGTCAGAACAAGTTCACCAAGACATCCGGAGGCCACGGTTTATCCATAACCCAGACCCTGCGAACGGACTGGACGTTTCCCTCTATGGACTGGCCTGGTGGCGTACATCGATTCAAGGCAATGTTATTTACTGGCATTCTGGATCGACTAACTCACATGTTGCTCTAGTCTATTGGCTTCCTGACTTAGATTACGGGGTCGTGATCCTCGCCAATTGTCCTAGCCCAGCTACAGAAATTATTATGAGACGGGTTATCTATGACAAACTCGGAACACCAGAGGAGAAACGTCATGATGTTGCAGAAGAGTAA